From Streptomyces durmitorensis, a single genomic window includes:
- a CDS encoding LacI family DNA-binding transcriptional regulator: MASIKDVAAEAGVSVATVSRVLNDHPSVSPAARARVLAATESLGYRPNAVARSLRTDRTRTLGLVISDVLNPYFTALARSVEEAARTLGYSVIIGNADERPELQDHHVRTLLDRRIDGLLVSPTDGGSPLMLDTARSSTPMVFVDRWIPGVDVPVVRADGRAAVRDLVAHLHGIGHRRLAIIAGPAATTTGSERVEAFREALGAYGLPLPDDHIGQGDFQADSGRRATERFLALPEPPHVIFAADNLMALGALDAIRARGLSVPHDIGLAAFDDIPWFVHTDPPITAIAQPTGDLGRAAVQALVDLIEGRSPRSVTLPARLVVRRSCGESPTDQRSTT; encoded by the coding sequence ATGGCGAGCATCAAGGACGTCGCGGCCGAGGCAGGCGTATCCGTCGCCACGGTCTCGCGCGTCCTGAACGATCACCCCTCGGTCAGCCCGGCCGCGCGGGCCCGCGTGCTCGCCGCGACGGAGAGCCTCGGCTACCGCCCCAACGCCGTCGCCCGCTCGCTGCGCACCGACCGGACCCGCACTCTCGGCCTGGTCATCAGCGACGTGCTGAACCCGTACTTCACGGCCCTGGCCCGCTCCGTCGAGGAGGCGGCCCGCACACTCGGCTACAGCGTGATCATCGGCAACGCCGACGAGCGGCCCGAGCTCCAGGACCACCACGTCCGCACGCTCCTCGACCGCCGGATCGACGGGCTCCTGGTCTCCCCCACCGACGGCGGCTCCCCGCTGATGCTCGACACCGCGCGCTCCAGCACCCCGATGGTCTTCGTGGACCGCTGGATCCCGGGCGTGGACGTCCCCGTCGTCCGCGCCGACGGCCGCGCGGCCGTCCGTGACCTGGTCGCCCACCTGCACGGCATCGGCCACCGCAGGCTCGCGATCATCGCCGGGCCCGCGGCCACCACCACGGGCAGTGAGCGCGTCGAGGCCTTCCGTGAGGCGCTCGGGGCGTACGGGCTGCCCCTGCCCGACGACCACATCGGGCAGGGCGACTTCCAGGCCGACAGCGGGCGCCGGGCCACCGAGCGGTTCCTCGCGCTGCCCGAGCCGCCCCACGTCATCTTCGCCGCGGACAACCTGATGGCGCTCGGCGCGCTCGACGCGATCCGCGCGCGCGGCCTGAGCGTCCCGCACGACATCGGGCTCGCCGCCTTCGACGACATCCCGTGGTTCGTGCACACCGATCCGCCGATCACCGCCATCGCCCAGCCGACCGGCGATCTGGGCCGGGCCGCCGTGCAGGCCCTGGTCGACCTGATCGAGGGCAGAAGCCCGCGGTCCGTCACCCTGCCCGCACGTCTCGTCGTACGCCGCTCCTGCGGCGAGTCCCCCACCGACCAGAGGAGCACCACGTGA
- a CDS encoding sugar ABC transporter ATP-binding protein, with protein sequence MSNQDELPRATEHDAAELLRIEGIRKTFPGVVALDSVDFDLRRGEVHVLLGENGAGKSTLIKMLSGAYRPDSGRILVDGKETRIHGAQDAERLGIATIYQEFNLVPDLTVAENIFLGRQPRRFGMIDRKAMEEAAEKLLKRVGVQVSPRAKVRELGIARLQMVEIAKALSLQARVLIMDEPTAVLTSEEVDKLFAIVRQLRADGVGVVFITHHLEEIAALGDRVTVLRDGRSVDQVPASTPEDELVRLMVGRSIEQQYPRERPDTGGALLTVQGLTREGVFRDVSFEVRAGEVVGLAGLVGAGRTEVARAVFGADPYDAGSVDVRGERLPRHDVIAAMGAGIGLVPEDRKGQGLLLDASVQENLGLVTLRSATRSGLVDLKGQRVAAARIAEQLGVRMAGIGQHVRTLSGGNQQKVVIGKWLLADTKVLILDEPTRGIDVGAKVEIYQLINELTASGHAVLMISSDLPEVLGMSDRVLVMAQGRIAGELAADDATQDAVMALAVSSPAVQAAVENGTTEGEASRGH encoded by the coding sequence GTGAGCAACCAGGACGAGTTGCCGCGCGCCACAGAGCACGACGCGGCCGAACTGCTGCGGATCGAAGGCATACGCAAGACCTTCCCCGGCGTCGTCGCGCTCGACTCCGTGGACTTCGACCTCCGCCGCGGCGAGGTGCACGTCCTGCTCGGCGAGAACGGCGCGGGCAAGAGCACGCTCATCAAGATGCTCTCCGGCGCCTACCGCCCCGACAGCGGCCGCATCCTCGTGGACGGGAAGGAGACCCGCATCCACGGGGCTCAGGACGCCGAGCGGCTCGGCATCGCCACGATCTACCAGGAGTTCAACCTCGTACCCGACCTCACCGTCGCCGAGAACATCTTCCTGGGCCGCCAGCCCCGCCGCTTCGGGATGATCGACCGGAAGGCGATGGAGGAGGCCGCCGAGAAGCTCCTGAAGCGCGTCGGCGTCCAGGTGTCGCCGCGCGCCAAGGTGCGCGAACTGGGCATCGCCCGGCTCCAGATGGTGGAGATCGCCAAGGCGCTCAGCCTTCAGGCCCGCGTCCTGATCATGGACGAGCCGACGGCCGTCCTGACGAGCGAGGAGGTCGACAAACTCTTCGCGATCGTGCGGCAGTTGCGCGCGGACGGCGTCGGCGTCGTCTTCATCACCCACCACCTGGAGGAGATCGCGGCGCTCGGCGACCGCGTCACCGTCCTGCGCGACGGCCGCAGCGTCGACCAGGTGCCCGCGTCGACCCCGGAGGACGAGCTCGTCCGCCTGATGGTGGGCCGGAGCATCGAGCAGCAGTACCCGCGCGAACGCCCGGACACCGGGGGCGCGTTGCTCACCGTGCAGGGCCTGACCCGCGAGGGCGTCTTCCGCGACGTCAGCTTCGAGGTGCGGGCCGGTGAGGTCGTCGGCCTCGCGGGGCTCGTCGGCGCGGGACGGACCGAGGTGGCGCGCGCCGTCTTCGGCGCCGATCCGTACGACGCGGGCTCCGTCGACGTACGCGGTGAGCGGCTGCCCCGGCATGACGTGATCGCCGCGATGGGCGCGGGCATCGGCCTCGTACCGGAGGACCGCAAGGGGCAGGGGCTCCTGCTCGACGCCTCCGTGCAGGAGAACCTCGGTCTGGTGACGCTGCGTTCGGCGACCCGGTCCGGGCTCGTGGACCTCAAGGGGCAGCGCGTGGCGGCGGCCCGGATCGCCGAGCAGCTGGGCGTGCGGATGGCCGGGATCGGCCAGCACGTGCGCACGCTGTCCGGCGGCAACCAGCAGAAGGTCGTCATCGGCAAGTGGCTGCTCGCCGACACCAAGGTCCTGATCCTCGACGAGCCGACGCGCGGCATCGACGTGGGCGCGAAGGTCGAGATCTACCAACTCATCAACGAACTGACGGCCTCGGGCCACGCGGTCCTGATGATCTCCAGCGATCTGCCCGAGGTCCTCGGCATGAGCGACCGCGTGCTCGTCATGGCGCAGGGCCGCATCGCGGGCGAACTCGCGGCGGACGACGCGACACAGGACGCGGTGATGGCACTCGCCGTCAGCAGTCCGGCAGTTCAGGCAGCAGTCGAGAACGGAACAACCGAAGGGGAGGCCTCCCGTGGCCACTGA